GTGGCGCTCCCCGAGGAGCGCTTTTTCGACTTCGATCAGCAGGACATCGACCGCGAACTCCAGGAGGAGGGCCGCCGACGATGGTGAGGGCACTGGCCCAGGGCACCTTCGACGTCCTGCATCCGGGTCACCTCCACTACCTGGAGGAGGCCGCCCGGATGGGCGACGAACTGTCCGTCATCGTCGCCCGGAGCGCGAACGTCACCCACAAACGGCCGCCGATCCTCGACGGCCGCCAGCGCCGGGACATGATCGCCGCCCTCGAGGTCGTCGATCAGGCGCTGTTGGGTCACGAGTCGGACATCTTCGTCCCCGTCGCGGAGATCGACCCCGACGTGATCGTGCTGGGCCACGACCAGCACCACGACGAGGCGGCCATCGAGCGCGCGCTCGACGACCGGGGGATCGACTGTGCCGTGCGGCGTGCCTCGCCACGGGACCCCGCCTACGAGGGCGAACTCCTCTCGACGGGCCGGATCATCGAGCGGATCTGCGAGCGGCGGTGTTAGGTCCACGTCCTCGCCGTTGTCTCCCGGAGCCACCTCGGTCGTCCCGCCCGGGACGCGACCGGTCCTACGGGCTACGATCGGCGCTCTGCCTCCCGGGTGAAGTTCCGGAGGAGGCGGTCGCCGAACCCGAGGACGACGAGCGCGCCGACGAGGTCGAACAGGAGGTCGAGGAGGGTGTCGTGGACGCCGTAGGGGACGAGCACGGGTTCGGTGCCGAGTCGGTTGGCGACGGCGTGGACGCCGTACTCCAGTAGCTCCCAGAGGACGCCGCCGCCGACGGTAGCGACGAGAACGCGGGGTTCGGGGTCGCGGCCGCGGCGGCGAGCGAGGACGTGGATCGCCCCGCCGAGGAGCGTCGCGGAGTGGGCGTGCGTGAGGTGGTCCCACCACCACGTGTCGTCGTACGGACCGAGCATCCCGACGGCGTGGGCGAGCATCGCGACCTCCACGTAGACGCGCTGCCACGGCCGGAACTCGACGTCGAACCGCCGTTCGACGACGCGGGGCAGGAAGGCCGCCGCGAGCGTGATCACGCCGTTTACCACCGCACCCGCGTTCCGCCGGCGCAACCCCGCCATGACCACGGCGACGATCGCACCCCTGATGCCGTGTCGAATCCGTCGCGCGATCGAAGTCCGAGTGATCCCTACCATGAGCGCGTCGTCGGAGGTAGCGGGGCCGACCGGAAAACCGGTTCGCTCGCCCGGCCTCCGGGCCGTCTTCGAACGCCGGTGAACGCGGTGTCCGACGCGGTGCCCGTCGGCATCGACTCGCTCCCCGGTCGTCGGGTCGAGTAGCCTCCCGGGATCGCCGTGGCGGAGGCGCAGTGGTAAATTGAAGTGCGTGCCGAACCTTACTGCTACCATGTACCGCGCGATCCTTCCCGAGGGCGATTTCGACTGTGCGAGCTACGAGCAGACCGACAACGGCGTCGAACTCTACACCGAGGAGGACGAACTGATCGCGTTCGTCCCGTACGCGAACCTCGTCGCGATCCTCAACGAGGACGTCGATTCCGTCGACGACCGCTCGATCCTCTAGAGCGACAGGCCGCGGATCGCGACTCGCTCGCCCTCCTCGACCCGGCCGATCACCCGGCCGTCGGTCTCCCCGGCGAGCGCCTCGGCGTCCTCGGCGTCGGGGACCGCCGCGACGAAGCCCGTCCCCATGTTGAAGGTGCGGTGCATCTCCTCGTCCGTGATCCCCGCGTTCTGGACGAACTCGAAGACCGGGTGGACGGGACAGGGGTCCTCGATTTCATACCTGTGCTCGCCGAGGCGGTCGAGGTTGGTCCACCCGCCGCCGGTGACGTGGGCCGCGCCACGGACGCCGTGGGATCGCATCGGCTCTAAGAGGTCGGTGTATATCCGGGTGGGTTCCAAAAGCGCCTCGCCCACGGTGTCGTAGCCCTCGTGGGGAAACCCGTCGTCGTAGTCCCCCTCGCGGGTCGCGGCCTCGCGGGCGAGCGTCAGGCCGTTGGAGTGGATCCCAGAGGAGGGCCACCCGACGAGCGCGTCGCCCGGCTCCGCGCGCCCATCGAAGACGTCCTCTTTACGAGCCAGCCCCGCACAGGTGCCCGCGAGATCCAGTCCCGAGATCACCTCGGGCATCACCGCCGTCTCGCCGCCGACCAGCGCGAGGCCCGCTCTCTCGGCCCCCGCCGAAAGCCCTTCGCCGACCTGCGCGGCCACGTCCTCGTCAGGCGCTTCGACCGCGAGGTAGTCGACGAACGCGACCGGGTCGACCCCCGCCGCGACTAGGTCGTTGGCGTTCATCGCGATGCAGTCGATGCCGATCGTCGAGTAGTCGCCCAGCGCTTCCGCGACGAGCAGTTTGGTGCCGACGCCGTCGGTCGCGAGCGCCAGATAGCGGTCGCCTATGTCGAGCAACCCGGCGTAATCGCCGCCCGTACCCGCGTCGTCCCCGCCCACCGCCGAGATCAGCGCCGCGGTCGCGGCCTCGCTGTCGGCGATGTCGACGCCCGACCCCGCGTAGGTGAGTTCCCGGTCCGCGTCATCGCTCATGGCAGAGTCCGTGCACGGTGCGGGCAAAAGCCCACCGTTTCGGTCCCCGACAGGGGTTTCGTCCTCGAACCCGTCCGTCCGGCCATGGGACGCCGCACGCTCGCCGTCCTGCTCGGTTTCCTCGTCCTCGGGGGCTACCTCGGGGCCGCCTCCCTCGTCTATCGTGGTCTGATCGTCGTCGTCGGCGGGTTCGACCCGCTCGCGCTCGTCGCGGCGCTGGTCGGCGGCACCCTCCTCTCGGGGTACCTGAGCTACCGGCTCGGCCCGGCCGGGCTGTTGCGGAGCCTCGACGCCCGCCCGCTCGAACGCGACCGGGCTCCCGGGCTCCACCGCCGGATCGACGCGCTCGCCGGGTCGATGGACCTCGAATCGCCGTCGGTGTTCGTGGCGTCGCTCGGCGCGCCCAACGCCCTCGCGATGGGTAGTTCGCGGCGGGGTTCGCTCGTCCTCGACGTGGGACTGTTCCGCCTGCTCTCGGCCGACGAACTGACCGCGATCCTCGCCCACGAACTCGCCCACCTCGAGAACGACGACGGCCTCGTCCGGGCGCTGGCCTCCGCGTCGGTCCAGACCCTGCTGGGCGTGGCCCTCGTCGTCGCGGCCCCGCTGGCCCTCGCGCTCACGGGAATCGGCTACGGGCTCGCCCTGATCACCGGCCGTCGGGACAACCTCGCGCTCCGGGTTCGCGCGGCCCTCGGCGCGGGGGTCGGCCTCGCCGTCTTCGCGGTGACGGCGCTCGCCCGGGCCCGCTCGCGTCGCCGGGAGTTCGCCGCCGACGACCGCGCGGCGGCGGTCACGGGCGACCCGCTCGCGCTCGCGCGGGCGCTCAGGCGGATCGAACGCGCCTCCCAGCCCCGAATCGGCCCGTTTCGCGTCCCGATCGAGCGCGAGGAGGGCCCGCTGGAGCGGGTGCTCTCGACGCATCCGGCGACCGACGAGCGCGTCGAGCGACTGGCCGAGCGGGCGACGGGTCGGCGCGTCAGGGTCGAGTGAGTCCCTCGACAATGCCGCCTACAGGAAGAAGAAGGCGGCCGCTCCGACGGCGAGTCCCACGCTCACGCCGAACGCGAGCAGGAAGGCCGGGAGACTCCACGAGAGGACCGTTCTTCCATCTAGGGGGCCGAACGGGATCATGTTGAACGCCGCCAGCAGGAGGTTGATCCCGACGCCGTAGAGGCCGAGTCGGGCGACGAACTCGACCGGGACGAGCAGTAGCGGGGCGAACAGGAGGGCGAGCGCGAGGTTCGTCACGGGGCCGGCGACGGCGATCAGGCCGTTCTGCCGGTTCGTGATCCGCCCGCGGTGGTAGACCGCGCCGGGGGCGGCGAAGATGAACCCGGCCATCGCGCTCACGACCGCGAGGCCGAGCATCCCGTAGTCGGCCCTGAACGCCGCCCGCTGGCCGAACCGGACGGCGACCACCTTGTGGGCGAGTTCGTGAAGCAGGAAGCCGACGCCCGCGGTGAGCATGCTGATGAGCAGGAGGGGGAGAAAGCCCCCGCGCTGGACGCCCGCCGCCCCGCCCGCGAAAAAGAGGGCGAAGGCGACCCCGAGGGCGACCCACGCGGCCAGCAGGTCCCGGATCTCCCGTTCGCCGAAGCGGATCCCGCGGATCGCGCTCATGCCAGCGCCCTCCAGACGAGTTCGGCGCTGTTTCTCGCACCCTCGATCATCAGGTCGCCGACCGCGCCGACCCCGCCGATGTCCGCCGCGAGCCACGGGAGGACGACCAGCGGGAAGAGGACCGTCGCGATGATGCTTCCGATGTTCGTCGCGGCGACGACCGCGATCAGCCGAAAGAGGGGGACGTCGAGCATCCGTTTGAGGAGGTCGCGGATCGGGCTCTCCTCGTCGGCGAGGATCTCGTTCAACGTCCCGATGTCGGCGACGTTCACCCGCTGGTAGCGCAGTTCGACGTAGCCGGCGAACCAGCCCGGGGCCAGAAGCGGGTTGATGCTCGTCATCCACGCGATCGCGCCGCCGACGGTCGCGCTCGGCCAGTGTGCGCCCGCGAGTTTCGCGAGCGAGAAGGCGAAGACGCCGTTGAAGAGGAACCACGCCGCGAACACCCTGAGGAGGAAGTCGTTCTGTGCGCCGGCCATCACGAGCAGGAAGAAGAACGCGAGGAAGGCCAGCGCGATCAGGTAGCCGACGGCCTTGTAGATCGAGAACCGTCGCCCCTTCTGGGTGCCGACGAGCGACGCCATCGGCGGGAGGCTCGCGGGGTCCGCGAGGTAGCGCTCGATCCCCTCGCGGTGGCCCGCCCCGACGACCGCGATCACGTCGTGGCCCTCGTTTCGGAGGGCGAGCAGTTTGTGCGCGATGTAGGCGTCGCGCTCGTCGATCAGTGCCTCGGCGCCACCTGGGGAAAATCGGCGAAACTCGGCCATCATCGCGGTCACGACGTCCGCGTCGGTCAGCTCCTCCACGTCGATCTCCTCCTCCCCGGAGCCGTAGCCGAACATCCCGAGAAAGAGGCCGCCGACGAGCTTGAGCTTCTCGACGAGGGTCATCCGCGCCCAGAACCGCTGGATCGTCGTCTGGATCTCGCGGTCGACGAGCGCGACCCCCAGCCCGAGCGACTGGGCGGTCTCGACGGCGGCACGCATGTCCGCGCCGGGTTCGATGTCGAAGCGTTCGCCCAGCCGGGTCTGGACGTACGAGAGCATCCAGTAGGCGAGGAACTGGAAGACGGTGTTGCCCCGCAGCAGGTCGCCGGCGTCGAGGTCGTCGGGGAGTTCGCCCTGGAGCTGGCGGTATCGCCCCTCGTCGAGTTCGACGGCGACGACGTCGGGCCGTTCGCGCTCGATCGTCTCCTCGACCTCGGCGACGCTGTCCGTGGAGATGTGGGCGGTGCCGACGAGGCGGACCGAGCCTCCCGTCTCCCGTGGCACCTGCCGGTCGGTCATTGCCGTCCCTTGTCGGCCACCGCTTTTAGCCGTGTCGAACGACCGATCGTTCCACGAGACCGGACAGATACGTGGGTTCTATACGTATCCGTGCGAAGCTACTCGGTACGATCATGGTTTCGCCAGGCGAGCTTCGACTGCTGATCGAGCTTTCGGAAGGAGAGGACGAGTTCACGCCCGAGACGGGACCCGGCGGCGCGGTCGAGTACCCGACGGCGGCGCGACTCCTCGACGAGCGCGACGGCGAGGTGCTCGACGTGCTCGAACGATTCGCGACCCGGGGGGTTCTCGAGGGCGAGTTCGTCTCGAAGGTCTACAGCTGTCCGGAGTGTTCCGAGCAGGGCATGCAGTACACCACGGCCTGTCCGGCCTGCGAGTCGGCCCACGCCGTCGAGACGACCGTCGCCGAACACCGCGCCTGCGGG
The DNA window shown above is from Halalkalicoccus sp. NIPERK01 and carries:
- a CDS encoding FAD synthase, with product MVRALAQGTFDVLHPGHLHYLEEAARMGDELSVIVARSANVTHKRPPILDGRQRRDMIAALEVVDQALLGHESDIFVPVAEIDPDVIVLGHDQHHDEAAIERALDDRGIDCAVRRASPRDPAYEGELLSTGRIIERICERRC
- the purM gene encoding phosphoribosylformylglycinamidine cyclo-ligase, translated to MSDDADRELTYAGSGVDIADSEAATAALISAVGGDDAGTGGDYAGLLDIGDRYLALATDGVGTKLLVAEALGDYSTIGIDCIAMNANDLVAAGVDPVAFVDYLAVEAPDEDVAAQVGEGLSAGAERAGLALVGGETAVMPEVISGLDLAGTCAGLARKEDVFDGRAEPGDALVGWPSSGIHSNGLTLAREAATREGDYDDGFPHEGYDTVGEALLEPTRIYTDLLEPMRSHGVRGAAHVTGGGWTNLDRLGEHRYEIEDPCPVHPVFEFVQNAGITDEEMHRTFNMGTGFVAAVPDAEDAEALAGETDGRVIGRVEEGERVAIRGLSL
- a CDS encoding M48 family metallopeptidase, with translation MGRRTLAVLLGFLVLGGYLGAASLVYRGLIVVVGGFDPLALVAALVGGTLLSGYLSYRLGPAGLLRSLDARPLERDRAPGLHRRIDALAGSMDLESPSVFVASLGAPNALAMGSSRRGSLVLDVGLFRLLSADELTAILAHELAHLENDDGLVRALASASVQTLLGVALVVAAPLALALTGIGYGLALITGRRDNLALRVRAALGAGVGLAVFAVTALARARSRRREFAADDRAAAVTGDPLALARALRRIERASQPRIGPFRVPIEREEGPLERVLSTHPATDERVERLAERATGRRVRVE
- a CDS encoding metalloprotease; its protein translation is MSAIRGIRFGEREIRDLLAAWVALGVAFALFFAGGAAGVQRGGFLPLLLISMLTAGVGFLLHELAHKVVAVRFGQRAAFRADYGMLGLAVVSAMAGFIFAAPGAVYHRGRITNRQNGLIAVAGPVTNLALALLFAPLLLVPVEFVARLGLYGVGINLLLAAFNMIPFGPLDGRTVLSWSLPAFLLAFGVSVGLAVGAAAFFFL
- a CDS encoding TraB/GumN family protein, with product MTDRQVPRETGGSVRLVGTAHISTDSVAEVEETIERERPDVVAVELDEGRYRQLQGELPDDLDAGDLLRGNTVFQFLAYWMLSYVQTRLGERFDIEPGADMRAAVETAQSLGLGVALVDREIQTTIQRFWARMTLVEKLKLVGGLFLGMFGYGSGEEEIDVEELTDADVVTAMMAEFRRFSPGGAEALIDERDAYIAHKLLALRNEGHDVIAVVGAGHREGIERYLADPASLPPMASLVGTQKGRRFSIYKAVGYLIALAFLAFFFLLVMAGAQNDFLLRVFAAWFLFNGVFAFSLAKLAGAHWPSATVGGAIAWMTSINPLLAPGWFAGYVELRYQRVNVADIGTLNEILADEESPIRDLLKRMLDVPLFRLIAVVAATNIGSIIATVLFPLVVLPWLAADIGGVGAVGDLMIEGARNSAELVWRALA